A window of Dickeya zeae NCPPB 2538 contains these coding sequences:
- a CDS encoding ArsC family reductase: MAIILYGIKNCDTIKKARRWLEEHRIDYRFHDYRADGLTAERLQSFIDDIGWQPLLNTRGTTWRKLDEAYRNSINNDVAAKAVMLEQPALIKRPLLVTDDGKTLLGFSDDSYQHFFTENTAHVLPGN, from the coding sequence ATGGCTATCATCCTGTACGGAATCAAGAACTGCGACACCATAAAGAAGGCCCGTCGCTGGCTGGAAGAGCATCGTATCGACTATCGCTTCCACGACTACCGGGCAGACGGGTTAACCGCAGAGCGTCTGCAATCATTTATAGATGACATCGGCTGGCAGCCGTTGCTCAACACCCGCGGCACCACCTGGCGTAAGCTGGACGAAGCCTATCGTAACAGCATCAACAACGACGTGGCGGCAAAAGCTGTTATGCTGGAGCAACCGGCGTTGATAAAACGCCCGTTACTGGTAACCGATGATGGGAAAACCCTGCTTGGTTTTAGTGACGACAGCTATCAGCACTTTTTTACGGAGAATACCGCACATGTCTTGCCCGGTAATTGA